In the Xiamenia xianingshaonis genome, one interval contains:
- a CDS encoding DUF2130 domain-containing protein, which translates to MVIAGAGTMGENEKEKRMHEIVCPHCRTAFQVDEAGFAAILKQVRDQEFRQEVDRNAQLYERQLEQAVAVAVSQEKERAAKAEQAAVQRLAELEARLQKERDAQAQEALKAQAAADRALSEANAAAQRQLAEANAAAQRALSEATAQRDARIAQLEASLKAQQDVQSRELASALSLERERARGDAAEQQRTDAARIVQLEAQVKIKDVERAQAESSLREQLATELAAKDAIIAYKDEEIERYRDMKARLSTKMVGESLEQHCETEFNRMRMLAFPNAYFEKDNDASDGTKGDYIFREFDEGGTEVVSIMFEMKNDMESTARRHRNEDFFKKLDADRTKKGCEYAVLVSLLEPDSELYNQGIVDVSYRYPKMYVIRPQFFLPLISLLRNAAASSLVYRQELAEVRSQNIDITNFEARLEDFKEKFGKNWDLASRKFNQAIDEIDKSIAQLQKVKASLLSSSTNLRLANDKAESLTIRKLTYKNPTMQAKFKEARKAAERRGGDAEEGEVVEAVVIEDVTGR; encoded by the coding sequence ATGGTTATAGCGGGCGCTGGTACGATGGGCGAAAACGAGAAGGAGAAGCGCATGCACGAGATCGTCTGTCCCCATTGCCGCACCGCGTTCCAGGTGGACGAAGCCGGGTTCGCGGCCATTTTGAAGCAAGTGCGCGACCAGGAGTTTCGCCAAGAAGTTGACCGAAACGCTCAGCTTTACGAGCGCCAGCTCGAGCAAGCGGTGGCGGTTGCGGTGTCCCAGGAAAAGGAGCGGGCCGCCAAGGCCGAGCAGGCGGCCGTGCAACGTCTGGCAGAACTTGAGGCGCGTCTGCAAAAGGAGCGCGACGCGCAGGCGCAAGAGGCGCTGAAGGCGCAGGCCGCCGCCGACCGGGCGCTGTCCGAGGCGAACGCAGCGGCGCAGCGCCAGCTTGCCGAAGCGAACGCAGCAGCCCAACGGGCGTTGTCCGAGGCGACGGCGCAGCGCGACGCGCGCATCGCCCAGCTGGAAGCGTCGCTCAAAGCGCAGCAGGACGTGCAGTCGCGCGAGCTTGCCAGCGCGCTGTCGCTTGAGCGCGAACGGGCGCGGGGCGACGCGGCCGAGCAGCAGCGGACCGACGCGGCCCGCATCGTCCAGCTCGAGGCGCAGGTGAAGATCAAAGACGTGGAGCGAGCCCAGGCTGAAAGCTCGCTGCGCGAACAGCTCGCCACCGAGCTGGCGGCCAAAGACGCCATCATCGCTTACAAGGACGAAGAAATCGAGCGCTACCGCGACATGAAGGCGCGCCTGTCCACGAAGATGGTGGGCGAGTCGCTTGAGCAGCACTGCGAGACCGAGTTCAACCGCATGCGCATGCTGGCCTTCCCGAACGCCTACTTCGAGAAGGACAACGACGCCTCGGACGGCACGAAGGGCGACTACATCTTCCGCGAGTTCGACGAAGGCGGCACCGAGGTCGTGTCCATCATGTTCGAGATGAAAAACGACATGGAAAGCACGGCGCGGCGCCATCGCAACGAGGACTTCTTCAAAAAGCTCGACGCCGACCGCACGAAGAAGGGCTGCGAATACGCCGTGCTCGTCAGCCTGCTCGAGCCGGACAGCGAGCTGTACAACCAGGGCATCGTGGACGTGTCGTACCGTTATCCGAAGATGTACGTCATACGTCCGCAGTTCTTCTTGCCGCTCATCTCACTGTTGCGCAACGCCGCCGCTTCTTCGCTCGTTTACAGGCAAGAGCTTGCCGAGGTGCGCAGCCAAAACATCGACATCACGAATTTCGAGGCGCGCCTTGAAGACTTCAAGGAGAAGTTCGGCAAGAACTGGGATCTGGCCAGCAGAAAGTTCAACCAGGCCATCGACGAGATAGACAAGTCCATCGCCCAGCTGCAGAAGGTGAAGGCGTCGCTTCTGTCGTCGAGCACGAATCTGCGCCTGGCCAACGACAAGGCGGAAAGCCTGACCATCCGCAAGCTGACGTACAAAAACCCCACGATGCAGGCGAAGTTCAAAGAGGCTCGCAAGGCGGCGGAGCGAAGAGGCGGGGATGCCGAAGAAGGCGAGGTCGTCGAAGCCGTCGTGATCGAAGACGTGACGGGGCGGTAG
- a CDS encoding sodium-translocating pyrophosphatase — translation MTTTIAWLAPVCALIGICVAGGLGKWVLSQDPGPDKMNSISLKIQQGAKAFLMSEYKLLIIFMVVVGIVMAVALSPITALAFVTGGVLSAAAGYVGMHVATRANTRTAFAAEESVAKALTVSFRSGLTMGLCVASFALMGLSLWLIALVFTMAVGVDLNTELMNLMHDNIGMVEGFATGASAVALFARVGGGIYTKAADVGADLVGKVEAGIPEDDPRNPATIADNVGDNVGDVAGMGADLFESYTGSILAPTILAVTFGAYGYFATNDFIWAIVTPVVIAACGIITSIIGLFAVRTQEGADLHKALNRGTYLAAGIEIVVIFVIFFIWNSSTSTAQPIYLFGSVICGLVAGLAIGKITEYFCSDHNKPVHKIAEAAETGAATVIIEGLGTGMMSTIAPIVLVAAAIIGAFFFGNMAFPEAAAAGAENGIAVGLFGVGLAATGMLSNTAITIGVDAYGPVADNAGGIAEMSGLPEEVRDRTDALDAVGNTTAAIAKGFAIASAGLSAISLFVSYQATMHHVLPNFELSLTDPLIVAGIFLGAMMPFMFAALTMGAVSRAAHAMVEEVRRQFREIKGIMEYEAEPEYDKCVAISTSSALKEMMTPGILAVVVPILIGCFNPAMLGGFLAGAVATGMLLAIFMSNAGGAWDNAKKYIEQGNHGGKGSEAHKAAVVGDTVGDPFKDTSGPSMNILINLMTIVSLTFSPLFITIQMML, via the coding sequence GTGACTACAACCATCGCATGGCTCGCCCCGGTATGTGCCCTCATCGGCATATGCGTGGCGGGCGGTCTCGGGAAGTGGGTGCTGAGCCAGGACCCCGGACCGGACAAGATGAACAGCATCTCGCTCAAGATCCAGCAAGGCGCCAAAGCCTTCCTCATGAGCGAGTACAAGCTGCTCATTATTTTCATGGTGGTCGTCGGCATCGTCATGGCCGTGGCCTTGTCGCCTATCACGGCCCTGGCGTTCGTCACCGGCGGCGTGCTGTCGGCCGCCGCAGGCTACGTAGGCATGCACGTTGCCACGCGCGCCAACACGCGCACGGCCTTTGCCGCTGAAGAATCCGTCGCCAAGGCGCTCACGGTGAGCTTCCGCTCCGGCCTTACCATGGGCCTGTGCGTTGCCAGCTTCGCGCTCATGGGCCTTTCTTTGTGGCTCATCGCGCTCGTCTTCACGATGGCCGTCGGTGTCGATTTGAACACCGAGCTCATGAACCTCATGCATGACAACATCGGCATGGTCGAAGGCTTCGCCACCGGCGCTTCCGCCGTGGCGCTGTTCGCCCGTGTGGGCGGCGGCATCTACACCAAGGCCGCCGACGTGGGCGCCGACTTGGTGGGCAAGGTGGAAGCCGGCATCCCTGAAGACGACCCGCGCAACCCCGCCACCATCGCCGACAACGTGGGCGACAACGTGGGCGACGTGGCTGGCATGGGCGCCGACCTGTTCGAGTCCTACACCGGCTCCATTCTGGCTCCCACCATCCTCGCGGTCACCTTCGGCGCGTACGGCTACTTTGCGACCAACGACTTCATTTGGGCCATCGTCACGCCGGTCGTCATCGCGGCCTGCGGCATCATCACGTCCATCATCGGCCTGTTCGCCGTGCGTACGCAGGAAGGCGCCGATCTGCACAAGGCCTTGAACCGTGGCACTTACCTGGCCGCCGGCATCGAGATCGTCGTCATCTTCGTGATCTTCTTCATCTGGAACAGCTCGACGTCCACCGCCCAGCCCATCTACCTGTTCGGCTCGGTCATCTGCGGTCTGGTTGCGGGTTTGGCCATCGGAAAGATCACGGAGTACTTCTGCTCCGACCACAACAAGCCTGTCCACAAGATCGCCGAGGCTGCCGAAACCGGCGCCGCCACGGTCATCATCGAAGGTTTGGGCACCGGCATGATGTCGACCATCGCGCCGATCGTGCTCGTGGCCGCCGCCATCATCGGCGCCTTCTTCTTCGGCAACATGGCCTTCCCCGAGGCTGCCGCCGCCGGTGCGGAAAACGGCATCGCCGTGGGTCTGTTCGGCGTGGGCCTGGCTGCCACGGGCATGCTGTCCAACACCGCCATCACCATCGGCGTCGACGCCTACGGCCCGGTTGCCGACAACGCCGGCGGCATCGCCGAGATGTCCGGCCTGCCTGAGGAAGTGCGCGACCGCACCGACGCGCTCGACGCCGTGGGCAACACCACCGCGGCCATCGCGAAGGGCTTCGCCATCGCGTCGGCCGGCCTGTCCGCCATCTCGCTCTTCGTGTCGTACCAGGCCACGATGCACCACGTGCTGCCGAACTTCGAGCTTTCGCTGACTGATCCGCTCATCGTTGCCGGCATCTTCCTGGGCGCCATGATGCCGTTCATGTTCGCTGCGCTCACGATGGGCGCCGTGAGCCGTGCGGCCCATGCCATGGTCGAAGAGGTGCGTCGCCAGTTCCGCGAGATCAAAGGCATCATGGAATACGAGGCCGAGCCCGAATACGACAAGTGCGTGGCCATCTCCACGTCGTCGGCCCTGAAGGAAATGATGACGCCGGGCATCCTCGCCGTCGTCGTGCCCATCCTCATCGGCTGCTTCAACCCGGCCATGCTCGGCGGCTTTCTGGCCGGCGCCGTGGCCACGGGCATGCTGCTCGCCATCTTCATGTCCAACGCGGGCGGCGCGTGGGACAACGCGAAGAAGTACATCGAGCAGGGCAACCATGGCGGCAAGGGCTCTGAGGCCCACAAGGCCGCCGTCGTCGGCGACACCGTGGGCGATCCGTTCAAGGACACGTCCGGCCCGTCGATGAACATCCTCATCAACCTCATGACCATCGTGTCGCTGACGTTCTCGCCGCTGTTCATCACCATCCAGATGATGCTCTAA
- the ribF gene encoding riboflavin biosynthesis protein RibF, translating to MAAIYKVGDDFDESVFAGASCALGVFDGVHEGHRYLLASACDTARRSGGASVALTFDIDPDELFRPDGLKKLMTNDERVAMLAATDVDAVVVLPFTREFAALSPEAFLTQTFGAAAPAYLHVGRDFRFGARAAGSVETLEAWGSAGGTVVCAHSLVSEDGEPVSATRIRRLLARGAVEGANRLLTRPYFQSGVVCAGRGEGADMGFATANLAVPDVLRALGDGVYAAYAVVDGVRFKAAVNVGVAATFADRATATCEAHILDFDGDLYGKPIIVEFVAWLRAMRKFDNVDELIATVKGNIDWVRENL from the coding sequence GTGGCTGCTATCTATAAGGTCGGCGACGACTTCGACGAAAGCGTCTTTGCGGGGGCGTCGTGCGCGCTCGGCGTGTTCGACGGCGTGCACGAGGGCCATCGCTACCTGCTTGCCAGCGCCTGCGACACGGCGCGGCGCTCTGGGGGCGCGAGCGTTGCGCTCACGTTCGACATCGATCCTGACGAGCTGTTTCGTCCCGACGGCTTGAAAAAGCTCATGACCAACGACGAGCGCGTCGCCATGCTGGCGGCGACCGACGTGGACGCGGTGGTCGTGCTGCCGTTCACGCGTGAGTTCGCCGCGTTGTCGCCCGAAGCGTTTTTGACCCAGACCTTTGGCGCAGCGGCGCCGGCATATCTGCACGTGGGGCGCGATTTCAGGTTCGGGGCGCGGGCGGCCGGCTCCGTCGAGACGCTTGAAGCGTGGGGGAGCGCCGGCGGCACGGTCGTCTGCGCCCATTCGCTCGTGAGCGAGGACGGCGAGCCGGTGTCGGCGACGCGCATCCGGCGCCTTTTGGCGCGCGGGGCCGTCGAAGGGGCGAATCGGCTGCTCACGCGCCCGTATTTCCAGAGCGGCGTCGTGTGCGCGGGGCGCGGCGAAGGGGCCGACATGGGCTTTGCCACGGCGAACCTCGCGGTGCCGGACGTGCTGCGCGCGCTCGGCGACGGGGTGTATGCGGCCTATGCGGTCGTGGACGGCGTGCGGTTCAAGGCGGCCGTGAACGTCGGCGTCGCGGCCACGTTCGCCGACCGCGCGACGGCGACCTGCGAAGCGCACATCCTCGACTTCGACGGCGATTTGTACGGCAAGCCGATCATCGTCGAGTTCGTCGCATGGCTGCGGGCGATGCGCAAGTTCGACAACGTGGACGAGCTCATCGCCACCGTCAAGGGCAACATCGACTGGGTGCGCGAAAACCTGTAG
- the gdhA gene encoding NADP-specific glutamate dehydrogenase produces the protein MGYVDSVIEQVKAKNAEQPEFIQAVTEVLTSLEPVIEAHPEYEAASLLERIVEPERVVMFRVPWVDDNGKVQVNRGFRVQFNSAIGPYKGGLRLHPSVNLGIIKFLGFEQIFKNSLTTLPMGGGKGGCDFDPKGKSDMEVMRFCQSFMTELARHIGADTDVPAGDIGTGAREIGYMFGQYKRLKDVFEGVLTGKGLAFGGSLARTEATGYGLVYITDEHLSCHDDSFEGKTVTVHGSGNVAIYATQKAQELGATVVTLSDSTGWIYDPAGIDVALVKQIKEVERGRISEYAQRREGVEYHEGRYDWSVACDIALPCASQNTLDIDDAKRLVANGVKIVAEGANMPTTLEATEYLQEQGVVFLPGKAANAGGVAVSGLEMSQNSERLSWTFEEVDAKLKSIMKSIYHAADDAAKEFGQEGNYVAGANIAGFQKVAAAMLAQGVC, from the coding sequence ATGGGCTATGTCGACAGCGTCATCGAGCAGGTCAAGGCGAAGAACGCCGAACAGCCGGAATTCATTCAGGCGGTCACGGAAGTGCTGACCTCTCTCGAACCGGTTATCGAGGCTCACCCCGAGTACGAGGCCGCCAGCCTGCTTGAGCGCATCGTCGAGCCCGAGCGCGTGGTCATGTTCCGCGTGCCGTGGGTTGACGACAATGGAAAAGTGCAGGTCAACCGCGGTTTCCGCGTGCAGTTCAACAGCGCTATCGGGCCCTACAAGGGAGGTCTGCGCCTGCATCCTTCCGTGAACCTCGGCATCATCAAGTTCCTCGGCTTCGAGCAGATCTTCAAGAATTCGCTCACGACGCTGCCGATGGGCGGCGGCAAGGGCGGCTGCGACTTCGACCCGAAGGGCAAGTCCGACATGGAGGTCATGCGCTTTTGTCAGTCGTTCATGACTGAGCTTGCGCGCCACATCGGCGCCGACACCGACGTGCCGGCCGGCGACATCGGAACGGGCGCGCGCGAGATCGGCTACATGTTTGGCCAGTACAAGCGCTTGAAGGACGTGTTCGAGGGCGTGCTGACGGGCAAGGGCCTTGCGTTTGGCGGCTCGCTCGCCCGTACGGAGGCCACGGGCTACGGTCTCGTCTACATCACCGACGAGCACCTGTCCTGCCATGACGACTCCTTCGAGGGCAAGACTGTCACCGTGCACGGCTCGGGCAACGTGGCCATCTATGCCACGCAGAAGGCCCAGGAGCTTGGCGCCACGGTGGTCACGCTGTCCGACTCGACGGGCTGGATCTACGATCCGGCGGGCATCGACGTGGCGCTCGTGAAGCAGATCAAGGAAGTCGAGCGCGGCCGCATCTCCGAATACGCGCAGCGCCGCGAGGGCGTGGAATACCACGAGGGCCGCTACGACTGGTCCGTGGCCTGCGACATCGCGCTGCCGTGCGCGAGCCAGAACACGCTTGACATCGACGACGCGAAGCGCCTGGTCGCAAACGGCGTGAAGATCGTCGCCGAGGGCGCGAACATGCCCACCACGCTGGAAGCGACCGAGTACCTGCAGGAGCAGGGCGTCGTGTTCCTGCCGGGCAAGGCGGCCAACGCGGGCGGCGTGGCCGTGTCCGGCCTGGAGATGTCGCAGAACTCCGAGCGTCTGTCCTGGACGTTCGAGGAAGTGGATGCGAAGCTGAAGTCCATCATGAAGAGCATCTACCATGCCGCCGACGACGCTGCGAAGGAGTTCGGCCAGGAAGGCAACTACGTGGCGGGCGCGAACATCGCCGGCTTCCAGAAGGTCGCCGCAGCCATGCTGGCTCAGGGCGTGTGCTAA
- the truB gene encoding tRNA pseudouridine(55) synthase TruB, producing MKRGESGLSLVVGVNKPVGMTSHDVVNRCRRIFGERRVGHAGTLDPAASGVLPVCVGPATRLDPYLTGHDKAYRATVAFGASTDTDDAQGAVVKESDVPAEAWSERFARGVLNEFVGASNQLPPAYSAIKVGGKKACDAARAGVVIDLAPRPIVVYAAELLAVREVAFQGRTLLAWDVAFEVSKGTYIRSLARDIGIAVGCASTLAGLERTRVGALGLENCVTLEALEEAGVRAALDPVDLLGFRLLFARDDAARRIGNGGALDPRGLELFCPPDRGFDEMCACTSGIAPSCKPLEDGERISVVESNKLAAIYAYDQEKGRLKADCVFRTGVIRGCYL from the coding sequence GTGAAGCGCGGGGAATCGGGCCTGTCGCTGGTCGTGGGCGTGAACAAGCCGGTCGGCATGACGTCGCACGACGTGGTGAACCGGTGCCGGCGCATCTTCGGCGAGCGGCGCGTGGGCCATGCCGGCACCCTCGACCCGGCGGCTTCGGGCGTCCTTCCCGTGTGCGTTGGGCCGGCAACGCGGCTCGATCCGTATCTGACCGGGCACGACAAGGCCTACCGGGCCACTGTGGCGTTCGGGGCGTCCACCGACACCGACGACGCGCAAGGGGCCGTGGTGAAGGAGAGCGACGTGCCTGCCGAGGCATGGAGCGAGCGGTTCGCCAGAGGGGTGCTCAACGAGTTCGTGGGCGCGTCCAACCAGCTGCCGCCGGCCTATTCGGCCATCAAGGTGGGCGGGAAGAAGGCGTGCGACGCGGCGCGCGCCGGCGTCGTCATCGACCTGGCGCCGCGGCCGATCGTGGTGTACGCCGCCGAGCTTCTGGCCGTGCGCGAGGTCGCCTTCCAAGGGCGCACGCTTCTGGCCTGGGACGTTGCCTTCGAGGTGTCGAAGGGCACCTACATCCGCTCGCTTGCCCGCGACATCGGCATCGCCGTCGGGTGCGCCTCGACGCTTGCGGGGCTTGAGCGGACGCGCGTCGGCGCGCTGGGGCTCGAAAACTGCGTGACGCTGGAAGCGCTTGAAGAGGCGGGCGTGCGGGCCGCGCTCGATCCGGTCGACCTTCTGGGCTTTCGTCTGCTGTTCGCGCGGGACGACGCGGCCCGTCGCATCGGCAACGGAGGTGCACTCGACCCGCGCGGCCTCGAGCTGTTCTGCCCGCCCGACCGCGGCTTCGACGAGATGTGCGCCTGCACCTCGGGCATCGCGCCAAGCTGCAAGCCGCTTGAAGACGGCGAGCGCATAAGCGTCGTCGAAAGCAACAAGCTTGCGGCAATTTACGCCTATGACCAGGAAAAAGGCCGCTTGAAGGCCGATTGCGTCTTCCGGACGGGAGTGATCCGTGGCTGCTATCTATAA
- a CDS encoding LTA synthase family protein codes for MSPSRSGAHAKAPRLDVPPAQPCHPATPLRAVLAVLLALAGCALAVASLLGFADPAPAGVACAVGLLASGAVLWFRPLATPAAVRVTRWIRPFLVACAGPVGFLLVELPCNQNLFAMEQAYATVNIELFCVLFAIVFFAGQATRGAVAAFVSACLFAGIANGFVIEFKGQPVLPADLFALSTAAEVAGGYSYVLQPGMLGSLGLWTAYVTALSLMPSVRLSALRVAINSVLAIVLALGLAHWYDTTDIGTEYDVKVDVWSVRESYSRQGTALGFAKRAQDLTPDEPPGYSPERAAEILAAYPQDDADANAPQPAVIAVMNETFSDLSRYPGMEDSNTRPDGFYQVADEALEAGTALASAMGGGTCNSEFEFLTGSSMAHMGTGVYPYVLYDLEGVDNLASYFKGLGYEAHAIHPNEASNWRRNLVYGQLGFDDFASIEDFEGADTLRGLVTDAATYDKVLDLLAQSDAPQFIFDVTMQNHGGYDKGTVPPEDQVSVTLPDGSTISGLDEFASCIKRSDEDLVAFVDELDATERPVVLCFFGDHQPGFSNELFKATHDGQSADDIGLEAVQERYVVPYLIWANKAAREAGVGSALEAEKPTENLTSLNYLGARLALAAGLPLAPRQQFLLDEETRVPATNMNGFMTPDGNWHYHSDDVERDVRNDAAVIQYDNLFG; via the coding sequence ATGTCCCCTTCGCGCTCCGGGGCCCACGCAAAAGCCCCGCGGCTCGACGTTCCCCCCGCCCAGCCATGCCATCCCGCAACGCCCCTGCGCGCCGTCCTGGCCGTGCTGCTCGCCTTGGCGGGCTGCGCGCTTGCGGTCGCGTCGCTGCTCGGCTTCGCCGATCCGGCACCTGCCGGCGTCGCCTGCGCGGTCGGCCTGCTGGCAAGCGGCGCCGTTTTGTGGTTCCGCCCGCTCGCCACGCCTGCCGCGGTCCGCGTCACGCGTTGGATACGGCCTTTTCTGGTCGCCTGCGCAGGGCCGGTGGGTTTTCTGCTCGTGGAGCTTCCCTGCAACCAGAACCTGTTCGCCATGGAGCAGGCTTACGCGACGGTCAACATCGAGCTGTTCTGCGTGCTGTTCGCCATCGTGTTCTTCGCCGGGCAGGCCACCCGCGGCGCCGTCGCCGCGTTCGTGTCGGCCTGCCTTTTCGCCGGCATCGCCAACGGGTTCGTGATCGAGTTCAAGGGCCAGCCGGTGCTGCCGGCCGACCTGTTCGCGCTGTCGACCGCCGCCGAGGTGGCGGGCGGCTACTCTTATGTGCTGCAGCCTGGCATGCTCGGCTCCTTGGGGCTGTGGACGGCCTACGTGACGGCTTTGAGCCTCATGCCTTCCGTGCGCCTCTCCGCGTTGCGCGTCGCAATCAACAGCGTGTTGGCGATCGTGCTCGCGCTCGGGCTGGCGCACTGGTACGACACGACCGACATCGGCACGGAATACGACGTGAAGGTGGACGTGTGGAGCGTGCGGGAATCCTATTCCCGGCAGGGCACCGCGCTTGGATTCGCCAAACGCGCCCAAGACCTCACGCCCGACGAGCCCCCCGGCTACTCCCCGGAACGCGCGGCGGAAATCCTGGCGGCCTATCCGCAAGACGACGCGGACGCGAACGCCCCGCAGCCCGCCGTCATCGCCGTCATGAACGAGACGTTCTCGGACCTGTCGCGCTATCCCGGCATGGAAGATTCCAACACCCGCCCCGACGGCTTCTACCAGGTGGCCGACGAAGCGCTCGAAGCGGGCACGGCGCTGGCGTCGGCCATGGGCGGCGGCACGTGCAACAGCGAATTCGAGTTTTTGACCGGGTCTTCCATGGCGCACATGGGCACCGGCGTGTACCCGTACGTGCTCTACGACCTGGAGGGCGTCGACAACCTGGCGTCGTATTTCAAGGGGCTGGGGTATGAGGCCCATGCGATACACCCCAACGAAGCGTCCAACTGGCGGCGCAACCTCGTGTACGGCCAGCTGGGCTTCGACGACTTCGCCTCCATCGAGGACTTTGAAGGCGCCGACACCCTGCGCGGCCTGGTCACGGACGCGGCCACCTACGACAAAGTGCTCGACCTGCTCGCGCAAAGCGACGCGCCCCAGTTCATCTTCGACGTGACGATGCAGAACCACGGAGGCTACGACAAGGGCACGGTGCCGCCGGAAGACCAGGTGAGCGTCACGCTGCCCGACGGGTCGACGATAAGCGGGCTCGACGAGTTCGCCAGCTGCATCAAACGCTCGGATGAAGACCTGGTCGCGTTCGTGGACGAGCTCGACGCGACGGAGCGCCCCGTCGTGCTGTGCTTCTTCGGCGACCACCAGCCCGGGTTCAGCAACGAGCTGTTCAAGGCGACCCACGACGGGCAAAGCGCCGACGACATCGGGCTTGAAGCCGTGCAGGAGCGCTACGTCGTGCCGTACCTCATCTGGGCGAACAAGGCCGCCCGAGAGGCGGGGGTCGGGTCCGCGCTCGAAGCGGAAAAACCGACGGAGAATCTGACGAGCCTCAACTACCTGGGCGCCCGCCTCGCGCTGGCGGCCGGGCTGCCGCTTGCGCCGCGCCAGCAGTTCCTGCTCGACGAAGAGACGCGCGTGCCGGCCACGAACATGAACGGGTTCATGACGCCCGACGGAAACTGGCACTACCACTCCGACGACGTCGAGCGCGACGTGCGCAACGACGCAGCCGTCATACAGTATGACAATCTCTTTGGCTAG